A DNA window from Drosophila pseudoobscura strain MV-25-SWS-2005 chromosome 2, UCI_Dpse_MV25, whole genome shotgun sequence contains the following coding sequences:
- the BBS5 gene encoding Bardet-Biedl syndrome 5 protein homolog, with amino-acid sequence MLKSLGQTDGQQPQLQLLWEDKDVKFDTPHLHTRLRTGEKVLDYIYHIEDSKGNPGDTGRLMVTNLRVIWHSLVHKKYNLSIGFARFGNTNTRIVHMHSKGRMPSQALYILAISNETRFEFLFTDVSGETARREQPIFASVFDVYQLYQRTYLYRDLKLRGAIVLSGQLIILPDEQVYSQVQGVWNLSSDQGNLGSFVVSNIRLVWFADANETFNISLPYLQIESLRVRESKYGPALVIQTAETGGGYVLGFRIDPADRLNELFKELCSLHTVYIEQPNFGIHYDAQDARQRLADAAEEAAQATQFKIENFEELDERQEREINTKLNSYLAEGCVSNNNTDQSDREPVYCKELGFAMERIREGYKLQDLWNVMPTKMETFEE; translated from the exons TACGCACCGGAGAGAAGGTGCTGGACTACATCTATCACATTGAGGACAGCAAGGGAAATCCCGGGGACACGGGCCGCCTAATGGTCACCAATCTTCGAGTGATTTGGCATTCCTTGGTTCACAAAAAGTACAATTTAT CCATTGGGTTTGCTAGGTTTGGAAACACCAATACCCGCATTGTGCACATGCACTCCAAGGGCAGGATGCCCAGTCAGGCATTGTACATTCTGGCCATCAGCAATGAGACGCGTTTCGAGTTCCTCTTCACGGATGTGTCCGGGGAGACGGCGCGCCGTGAACAGCCCATCTTTGCCAGCGTCTTTGATGTGTATCA ATTATATCAGCGCACGTATCTCTATCGCGACCTAAAGCTGCGAGGAGCCATCGTACTCTCTGGACAACTGATTATCCTGCCCGATGAGCAGGTCTATAGCCAGGTACAGGGCGTCTGGAATCTATCCAGCGATCAGGGAAATCTTGGCAGCTTTGTTGTCTCCAACATACGTCTTGTGTGGTTCGCTGATGCCAATGAGACCTTTAACATCAGCCTGCCCTATCTTCAGATTGAAAGC CTACGTGTCCGAGAGTCGAAGTATGGTCCTGCATTGGTCATCCAAACGGCCGAGACTGGAGGCGGCTATGTACTCGGCTTCCGCATCGATCCCGCCGACCGGCTGAACGAACTCTTCAAGGAGCTCTGTTCGCTGCACACCGTCTACATAGAGCAGCCGAACTTTGGGATCCACTACGATGCCCAGGATGCACGCCAGCGATTGGCGGATGCCGCCGAGGAGGCGGCCCAGGCCACGCAATTCAAGATCGAGAATTTCGAGGAGCTGGACGAGCGGCAAGAGCGCGAAATCAATACCAAACTGAATAGCTATCTGGCGGAGGGTTGTGTGTCGAACAACAATACGGATCAGTCGGACAGGGAGCCGGTGTATTGCAAGGAGCTGGGCTTTGCCATGGAGCGCATACGGGAGGGATACAAGCTGCAGGATCTGTGGAATGTCATGCCCACCAAAATGGAGACTTTCGAGGAGTGA
- the LOC4802515 gene encoding serine/arginine repetitive matrix protein 2: protein MMLAAAGLPAYDAGKINSNPSNGTAGGVGGTVGTPSAVGASRPSAASALMKTLSVRLHRGTEFIKDTVQKALVMSAPAPVAPAPVPSPAPPPVGSAVPPAKPITLTSQTLKRKLAGAGGLMGCGPSRITSITASSSSGRFILAHANRKPASQVPTEAYLKVYTVAPTELHRSAAARVRNPSTDSLLMDLCQFKPIRPMPLTPIKINKFRGFELKRPKFVPAVNDSEDEDDDEDDPESLQKPKPSSVILLPHKGSAFVPMPYIASPNTTAAAAITATATGTATRSRSRSHNTHTSGTSADEPKPKRRRRGPLLTARRRRTRAAAAFGAPPPVNTSASPEEVAAKPVAPVKRRAATKSGPAKRSRAAAANPTPVVATSTSPDEASKAPGKRKSSTKREPAKRSRAAALAAANPTPVTTSTSPGRAPRARGKRKTAPAEGPQNAKRSCRGSSPARPSPPMTRQRARKQISASSCHSGST from the exons ATGATGCTGGCCGCAGCCGGTCTACCGGCCTACGATGCCGGTAAGATCAACAGCAACCCGAGCAACGGGACGGCCGGTGGCGTTGGTGGCACAGTGGGCACTCCCTCGGCAGTGGGTGCCTCGCGTCCCAGTGCTGCCAGTGCACTGATGAAGACCCTATCCGTTCGACTGCATCGCGGCACCGAATTTATCAAGGATACCGTGCAGAAGGCCCTCGTCATGTCAGCGCCAGCACCCGTGGCCCCGGCCCCAGTCCCATCACCAGCCCCACCACCAGTTGGATCCGCTGTGCCGCCGGCAAAGCCCATAACGCTGACCAGTCAGACGCTGAAGCGGAAACTGGCCGGAGCGGGCGGCTTGATGGGCTGCGGCCCGAGTCGCATTACATCGATCACCGCCAGCTCGAGCAGTGGACGCTTCATTCTGGCCCATGCCAACAGGAAGCCCGCTAGCCAGGTGCCGACGGAGGCGTACCTTAAGGTCTACACGGTGGCACCCACTGAACTGCATCGCTCGGCAGCGGCCCGCGTACGTAATCCCAGCACTGATAGCTTACTCATGGATCTATGCCAGTTTAAGCCCATCCGGCCCATGCCTTTAACGCCAATAAAAAT CAACAAATTCCGCGGCTTTGAACTGAAACGACCCAAATTTGTGCCCGCCGTGAATGACAGCGaagacgaggacgacgacgaggatgatCCAGAGTCACTCCAAAAACCAAAGCCTAG CTCCGTGATATTGCTGCCGCATAAGGGTTCGGCGTTTGTGCCGATGCCCTATATAGCGAGCCCCaacaccaccgccgccgccgcaatCACCGCAACCGCCACCGGCACCGCCACCAGGAGCAGATCTCGCTCACACAACACTCACACCTCAGGCACAAGCGCAGACGAGCCCAAGCCAAAGCGTCGTCGTCGCGGTCCGCTGCTCACAGCCAGGCGACGCCGCAcaagagctgctgctgcttttggggCGCCCCCACCAGTCAACACATCAGCCTCTCCAGAAGAAGTAGCAGCCAAACCTGTAGCTCCTGTCAAACGCAGGGCAGCCACAAAGAGTGGACCAGCGAAACGCAGtcgtgctgcagctgccaatCCCACGCCAGTCGTTGCCACATCAACCTCGCCGGATGAAGCATCCAAGGCGCCTGGCAAACGCAAATCATCAACGAAAAGGGAACCAGCGAAACGCAGTCGTGCCGCAGCTCTCGCAGCTGCCAATCCCACACCAGTCACCACATCCACCTCTCCGGGAAGAGCACCCCGCGCACGGGGTAAACGCAAGACGGCCCCAGCCGAAGGCCCACAAAACGCAAAACGCAGCTGTCGTGGCTCCTCTCCAGCTCGTCCCTCGCCACCCATGACGCGTCAACGGGCCCGTAAACAGATCTCCGCCAGCAGCTGCCATAGTGGCAGCACTTAA